The proteins below are encoded in one region of Synchiropus splendidus isolate RoL2022-P1 chromosome 13, RoL_Sspl_1.0, whole genome shotgun sequence:
- the LOC128769173 gene encoding tensin-3-like isoform X1, translated as MSGAEDFGRQILTRAASGMVVTALSVRCLQEGLGAKMEEGYELDLTYITERIIAVSFPRGCSEEIYAHNLKDVTRMLKSKHADNYLIINLSERRHDLSRMNQKTLDTGWPDLHAPPLDKICTICKAMESWLNADPLHVVVIHCRGGKGRIGVIISSFVHFTDVSASADQALDRFAMRKYYDDKVSALMTPSQKRYVWILNSLLSGSMKINASPLFLHCVILHGMPNFDSTGVCRPYIKVYQGMQAVYSSGVYHVGAGHRGRICVVLEPAQLLKGDIMIKCYHKSEITAERQVIFRLQFHTGAVQGYNLMFEKEDMESANKDPRFPDYGKVELVFSEGPEKIPGAERWHNGVDVVVDYNTADPLTRWDSYQNICDGEAPRLQAIAQDKATAKRTPNGGDATLARGTRTTSATSSPDHSDHALSVSSDSGLSSTSLWADKPTPVPAAAAATTAAAAKHNQGPSQKEKVQLKRLLSGFGVEDPSLEEMDDQESKTGIQQIVPAQVHINGDPRPQERETDILDDEVITGHDLHSVDSLGTLSSSCHKSSQNSLLSDGFSSPAGEEQSQHHTAGPPPMEEYERNYTDTRVGRLGSRSNSVASSNPSSASMPKQHVYRQGSYSTQSWVRQQQMVAAQQFVYMPEDGSDAERYPENKQANPLPTELSKNKPDTNRDGDTLRSSDLSKDRATLNNNNNNKRDEEFKTLTMDIDNSIDQLNQLIMDLDPTFVPISNHSNSIKRNGGTHVNGSGTKCSNGIKLRFNDSNGGTLKNRQQPAVQSSEAELTRTLSRQGSDAPDLPGFCSPGWGATDDYQRTYSPSVPKSQHALYRSDSAECRTHGQDMDSGVEAGSDMTPPTPAFPISPPTPYVKNMSEFSQLRQTPPTVQSYGGYRTDHDPRGYSEVANREDGLVDASMNYHRTLSGVQSISVVGTSQRADSSSMNQSWPEHPVLSRHSSLSSYQSSRPPLQHSMSLDYGHHSPPLHHPHIHPAPNAHSSPRSSQRSRMARYALSQSPAQCLDEQEDSGLGYGMDCPSSTSTRLGNGGMERDLLGHMDGKQLDQMQPPNLPEKKRVSDGEHSLGTASPALSGFSSPHSGSSLSIPFPNTLPDLSSQTAGTTSPLPDVLTSKQVTVKFVQDTSKFWYKPDISRDQAISVLKDKEPGCFIVRDSHSFRGAYGLAMKVATPPPSVLQQGKKGGDLSNELVRHFLIECTQKGVRLKGCPNEPYFGSLTALVCQHSITPLALPCKLIIPDRDPLEDVVDTTPQSVTNSAAELLKQGAACNVWYLGSVDMESLTGVQAVQKATTMTLSCSPLPISTVVHFKVSSQGITLTDNQRKLFFRRHYNVNTVIFCALDPQDRKWKKEGCLSAKIFGFVARKSGTSTDNVCHLFAEHDPEQPASAIVNFVSKVMIGSQKSK; from the exons ATGAGTGGAGCGGAGGACTTTGGCCGTCAAATATTGACTCGGGCCGCGAGTGGGATGGTGGTAACGGCTCTCTCTGTGCGCTGTCTGCAGGAAGGTCTGGGAGCGAAGATGGAGGAGGGATACGAGCTGGACCTGACCTACATCACAGAGCGGATCATTGCCGTGTCCTTCCCGCGCGGCTGCTCGGAGGAGATCTACGCTCACAACCTGAAGGACGTCACCCGCATGCTCAAGTCCAAGCATGCGGACAATTACCTG ATCATCAACCTGTCAGAGAGGAGACATGACCTCTCCAGAATGAACCAGAAG ACGCTGGACACAGGCTGGCCCGACCTGCATGCTCCACCTCTGGATAAGATCTGCACCATCTGCAAAGCCATGGAGAGCTGGCTGAACGCCGACCCGCTTCACGTGGTGGTCATCCACTGCAGG GGTGGGAAAGGCCGCATCGGTGTCATCATTTCCTCCTTCGTCCACTTCACCGACGTCTCCGCCAG TGCTGACCAAGCGTTGGACCGCTTCGCCATGAGGAAATACTACGATGATAAGGTCTCAGCGTTGATGACACCTTCGCAGAAGCG GTACGTCTGGATCCTCAACAGCCTTCTGAGCGGCTCCATGAAGATCAACGCGTCGCCCTTGTTCCTGCACTGCGTCATTCTTCACGGGATGCCGAACTTCGACTCCACCGGAG TCTGCAGACCGTACATCAAGGTGTACCAGGGCATGCAGGCGGTCTACTCCTCTGGAGTCTA TCACGTGGGCGCGGGCCACAGGGGTCGGATTTGTGTCGTCTTGGAGCCTGCGCAGCTTCTCAAAGGAGACATCATG ATCAAGTGCTACCACAAGAGCGAGATCACGGCCGAGCGGCAGGTGATATTCCGGCTGCAGTTCCACACGGGAGCCGTGCAGGGCTACAACCTGATGTTCGAGAAGGAGGACATGGAGAGCGCCAACAAAG ATCCCAGATTTCCCGACTACGGGAAAGTGGAGCTGGTGTTTTCCGAGGGGCCGGAGAAGATTCCAG GAGCTGAAAGATGGCATAACGGCGTGGATGTTGTGGTGGACTACAACACGGCCGACCCCCTGACGCGCTGGGACTCCTACCAGAACATCTGTGACGGCGAAG CACCACGTTTGCAAGCCATAGCCCAGGACAAGGCAACCGCCAAGAGGACCCCCAACGGAGGAGACGCAACGCTCGCCCGAGGCACCCGCACGACTTCCGCCACTTCCAGCCCGGACCACAGTGACCACGCCCTCTCTGTCAGCAGCGACTCTGGCCTGTCTAGCACTTCCCTGTGGGCAGATAAACCCACTCCCGtccctgccgccgccgccgccaccactGCTGCCGCGGCGAAGCACAACCAGGGTCCCAGCCAGAAGGAGAAGGTTCAGCTGAAGCGTCTTCTAAGTGGGTTTGGAGTGGAGGACCCTTCCCTCGAAGAGATGGATGACCAGGAGTCTAAAACGGGCATCCAGCAGATCGTACCGGCTCAAGTGCACATCAACGGCGATCCCCGCCCTCAGGAGAGGGAGACCGACATCTTAGATGACGAAGTCATCACAGGTCATGATTTACACAGTGTGGACAGCCTTGGGACGTTGTCTTCCTCCTGCCACAAGAGCAGCCAGAACTCTCTGCTGTCAGATGGCTTCAGCAGCCCGgcaggagaggagcagagcCAGCACCATACTGCTGGACCTCCTCCCATGGAGGAGTATGAGAGAAACTATACCGACACTCGAGTGGGTCGTCTTGGCTCGAGGAGCAACTCTGTGGCTTCCTCTAATCCCAGCAGTGCGTCCATGCCAAAGCAGCATGTCTACAGACAAGGGAGCTACTCCACACAGTCCTGGGTCCGCCAACAGCAGATGGTTGCCGCACAACAGTTCGTCTACATGCCAGAGGATGGAAGTGACGCAGAACGATaccctgaaaacaaacaggccAATCCGCTTCCAACAGAACTGTCCAAAAATAAGCCGGACACCAACAGGGACGGGGACACTTTGAGAAGCTCGGACCTCAGCAAGGATCGAGCCacgctcaacaacaacaacaacaacaaaagagacGAGGAGTTCAAAACCCTCACCATGGACATCGACAACTCAATCGACCAGCTCAACCAGCTTATCATGGACCTGGACCCGACCTTCGTGCCCATATCCAACCACAGCAACTCCATCAAGAGGAACGGCGGGACACACGTGAACGGCTCTGGGACCAAGTGTTCCAACGGAATCAAACTCAGGTTCAATGATTCTAACGGTGGGACGCTGAAAAACAGGCAGCAGCCAG CGGTCCAGTCCAGCGAGGCAGAGCTCACTCGGACCCTGAGTCGACAAGGAAGTGATGCACCGGATCTGCCTGGGTTTTGCAGTCCAGGATGGGGAGCGACGGATGACTACCAGAGGACTTACTCTCCTAGCGTGCCGAAATCTCAG CACGCGCTGTACAGAAGCGACAGCGCAGAGTGTCGAACACACGGACAGGACATGGACAGTGGGGTTGAAGCGGGAAGTGACATGACTCCACCCACTCCGGCTTTTCCCATATCGCCGCCTACGCCATATG TCAAAAACATGTCGGAATTCTCTCAGCTCCGACAGACCCCTCCGACCGTGCAGTCTTACGGAGGCTACAGGACGGATCACG ACCCTCGAGGATATTCCGAAGTGGCGAACCGTGAAGACGGTTTAGTGGACGCTTCCATGAACTACCACCGAACACTGAGTGGAGTTCAGTCCATCTCGGTCGTTGGCACCAGCCAAAGAGCTGACAG CTCATCGATGAACCAGTCGTGGCCGGAGCATCCCGTCTTGAGTCGTCACTCATCTCTCAGCAGCTACCAGTCATCTCGACCGCCACTCCAGCACAGCATGTCTCTGGATTATGGCCACCACTCTCCCCCTCTTCATCACCCTCACATCCACCCAGCGCCCAACGCTCACAGCTCCCCTCGGAGCAGCCAGCGAAGCCGAATGGCTCGCTACGCTCTCAGCCAGAGTCCCGCTCAATGTCTGGACGAGCAAGAGGACTCAGGTCTTGGCTACGGAATGGACTGTCCTTCGTCTACCTCGACACGGCTGGGAAATGGAGGCATGGAAAGGGACCTACTCGGCCACATGGATGGGAAGCAGTTGGACCAAATGCAGCCGCCGAATCTGCCTGAGAAAAAGCGGGTATCCGATGGAGAACACTCCTTGGGGACTGCTTCTCCAGCCCTTAGTGGGTTCTCCAGTCCTCACAGTGGAAGTTCCTTAAGTATTCCCTTTCCCAACACTCTGCCTGACCTCTCATCTCAGACAGCAGGAACCACCTCCCCACTGCCAG ACGTGCTGACCAGCAAGCAGGTCACCGTTAAATTTGTGCAGGACACCTCCAAGTTCTGGTACAAGCCAGACATCTCAAGGGATCAAG ccATTTCAGTCCTGAAGGACAAGGAGCCAGGATGCTTCATAGTGCGGGACAGTCACTCCTTCAGAGGCGCGTACGGGCTGGCCATGAAAGTGGCCACGCCCCCACCTTCTGTTCTGCAGCAGGGCAAGAAAG GGGGCGACCTATCCAATGAACTTGTTCGGCACTTTCTGATCGAGTGCACACAGAAGGGAGTCCGGTTGAAGGGGTGCCCCAATGAGCCCTATTTTG GAAGCCTCACTGCGCTTGTGTGTCAACACTCCATCACACCGCTGGCTCTGCCCTGTAAACTCATCATCCCAGACcgag ATCCCCTGGAGGACGTGGTGGACACCACGCCTCAGTCGGTCACCAACTCGGCTGCGGAGCTGCTCAAACAGGGAGCAG CCTGTAATGTCTGGTACCTGGGCTCGGTGGACATGGAGTCTCTGACCGGAGTCCAGGCCGTACAGAAAGCCACCACCATGACCCTGAGCTGCAGCCCTCTTCCCATTTCAACGGTGGTCCACTTCAAGGTGTCCTCGCAGGGAATCACTCTCACGGACAACCAGAGAAA ACTCTTCTTCAGGAGACACTACAACGTCAACACCGTCATATTCTGTGCACTTGACCCTCAAGATAGAAA GTGGAAGAAAGAAGGCTGCCTTTCCGCCAA GATATTCGGATTCGTGGCGAGGAAAAGCGGCACTTCCACTGACAATGTTTGTCACCTTTTCGCGGAGCACGACCCGGAACAGCCGGCCAGCGCCATCGTCAATTTCGTGTCCAAAGTGATGATCGGGTCTCAGAAGAGTAAATAG